The following coding sequences lie in one Acidobacteriota bacterium genomic window:
- the holB gene encoding DNA polymerase III subunit delta', translating into MSFDQLFGNQPLKDLLLRGLGQNRLPHSLLFTGPEGIGKRQFALALAQAYNCPVSPFVGCGHCATCLRIEKKEHPDVQLISPDGAFIKVAQIRTELEKLSFEPFEGNRRVVIFDSAERMNLNAANALLKMLEEPPIHTSLILVTPNAQALLETIRSRCQIFRFQPLTIAEMEAYLSQNVRRPVEENQLLARIALGSPGRVTGIDLTEYRAMRKEVLELIELLGKGTQRVRLFKAATHFGKKERDEFEARLNLIESVLHDVLYLLTKVEEEKLIHLDVLTKLKSISQQFTIERLAQLLRSFEDIRKNMVRNANRTMQLEAMFLEFIQPVRQ; encoded by the coding sequence ATGTCATTTGATCAATTATTTGGGAATCAACCACTCAAAGACCTTTTGCTTCGGGGACTTGGGCAAAATCGGCTTCCGCATTCGCTTCTCTTTACAGGACCGGAAGGGATTGGAAAACGTCAATTTGCTCTGGCCCTGGCTCAAGCATACAACTGCCCGGTTTCCCCGTTTGTCGGCTGTGGGCACTGTGCGACCTGCTTGCGGATCGAGAAAAAGGAACACCCTGACGTTCAATTGATTTCGCCAGACGGGGCTTTTATCAAAGTTGCCCAAATCCGAACCGAACTCGAAAAGCTGAGTTTTGAACCGTTTGAAGGAAACCGACGAGTGGTGATTTTTGATTCAGCCGAACGGATGAACCTCAATGCCGCCAATGCCTTGCTGAAAATGCTGGAGGAACCGCCGATTCATACATCCCTGATTTTGGTTACTCCAAATGCCCAGGCGTTACTTGAGACCATCCGCTCACGATGTCAAATCTTCCGATTTCAACCACTGACGATTGCTGAAATGGAAGCCTATCTGAGTCAAAACGTCCGACGGCCAGTTGAAGAAAACCAGCTTCTGGCGCGCATTGCCCTTGGAAGCCCCGGTCGAGTCACCGGAATTGACCTTACGGAATATCGCGCAATGCGAAAAGAAGTCCTCGAACTCATTGAATTGCTCGGCAAAGGCACCCAGCGCGTTCGACTGTTTAAAGCCGCGACACATTTTGGAAAAAAAGAGCGTGACGAATTTGAAGCCCGCTTAAACCTGATTGAGAGCGTCCTGCACGACGTTCTGTATCTGCTGACCAAAGTCGAGGAAGAAAAACTGATTCACCTGGATGTCCTCACAAAGCTCAAATCAATCAGCCAGCAATTCACCATTGAACGGCTGGCCCAACTCCTTCGCAGTTTTGAAGATATCCGCAAAAACATGGTTCGCAACGCCAACCGAACCATGCAGCTTGAGGCGATGTTTCTGGAGTTTATTCAGCCAGTGCGCCAGTAG
- the dnaK gene encoding molecular chaperone DnaK, whose translation MGKIIGIDLGTTNSVVAVMEGGEPVVITNAEGARTTPSVVAFTKDGNRLVGQVAKRQAVTNPENTIYSIKRFMGRRYNEVSGEITQVPFSVQPASNGDVRVMAGSKEWAPPELSAMVLQKLKTAAEEYLGQPVTEAVITVPAYFNDAQRQATKDAGRIAGLDVKRIVNEPTAAALAYGLDKKKEEVIAVFDFGGGTFDISILEVGEGVVEVKATNGDTHLGGDDIDKRLIEWIISEFKKDQGIDISSDKMALQRLKEAAEKAKMELSSALETEINLPFITADASGPKHLVMRLTRAKFESLVDDILRRTLEPCRLAMEDADMKPSQIHEVVLVGGSTRIPKVQQLVREFFGKEPNKSVNPDEVVAVGAAVQAGVLAGDVKDLLLLDVTPLSLGIETLGGVTTVLIPRNTTIPTRKSEVFSTAADNQTSVEVHVLQGERPMARDNRTLAQFRLIGIPPAPRGVPQIEVTFDIDANGIVNVSAKDLGTGREQKITITASSGLAKDEIDRMVRDAESNAATDQQRREQIESKNRLDSLVYQTEKALSENRDKVDAATISEIEAALNESKSKLETASLSELNSLYEKLSRSSQKLAEVIYRQGGAGAPPGGSASGASASAGAGGATSKSDDDVIDAEYVDVDDKK comes from the coding sequence ATGGGCAAGATTATTGGAATCGACTTAGGAACGACAAACTCGGTAGTCGCCGTGATGGAAGGCGGCGAACCAGTTGTGATTACAAATGCTGAAGGAGCGCGAACAACTCCGTCAGTGGTGGCATTTACCAAAGATGGAAATCGCCTGGTGGGGCAGGTCGCCAAACGTCAGGCGGTGACCAATCCTGAAAACACAATCTATTCCATCAAGCGCTTTATGGGCCGTCGCTATAATGAGGTGTCTGGCGAAATTACCCAGGTGCCGTTTTCGGTTCAACCCGCTTCCAATGGGGATGTTCGGGTGATGGCTGGAAGCAAGGAATGGGCGCCGCCGGAATTGTCAGCGATGGTGCTTCAGAAATTGAAGACCGCCGCCGAAGAATATCTGGGGCAACCCGTAACCGAAGCTGTGATTACGGTGCCGGCCTACTTTAACGATGCTCAGCGGCAGGCAACCAAAGATGCCGGACGAATTGCTGGTTTGGACGTCAAGCGGATTGTGAACGAACCAACCGCGGCGGCGCTGGCTTACGGATTGGATAAGAAAAAAGAAGAAGTGATTGCGGTTTTTGACTTCGGCGGCGGTACGTTTGACATTTCAATCCTCGAAGTCGGCGAAGGCGTGGTTGAGGTGAAAGCCACCAACGGTGATACCCACCTGGGTGGTGATGATATTGATAAACGTCTGATTGAATGGATCATTTCAGAATTCAAGAAGGATCAGGGCATTGATATTTCGTCTGACAAGATGGCCTTGCAGCGGCTGAAAGAAGCGGCTGAAAAAGCCAAAATGGAACTGTCATCGGCGTTGGAAACAGAAATCAACCTGCCGTTTATCACGGCTGACGCTTCTGGGCCAAAACATCTGGTGATGCGCCTGACTCGGGCGAAGTTTGAAAGCCTGGTGGATGACATTCTGCGTCGGACGCTCGAACCCTGCCGACTGGCGATGGAAGATGCCGATATGAAGCCATCTCAAATCCACGAAGTCGTGCTGGTTGGTGGTTCAACCCGGATTCCGAAGGTTCAGCAACTGGTGCGTGAATTTTTTGGCAAAGAGCCGAATAAATCGGTCAATCCAGATGAAGTCGTGGCCGTCGGCGCGGCGGTTCAGGCTGGGGTTTTGGCGGGTGATGTCAAAGATCTGTTGCTTCTGGACGTGACGCCGCTGTCACTGGGGATTGAAACCCTGGGTGGCGTGACCACGGTGTTGATTCCACGCAATACCACGATTCCAACCCGCAAAAGCGAAGTCTTTTCAACGGCGGCTGACAACCAGACCTCGGTTGAAGTCCACGTGCTGCAGGGTGAACGCCCAATGGCGCGCGACAACCGGACCCTGGCCCAGTTCCGATTGATCGGAATACCGCCGGCACCGCGTGGGGTGCCTCAAATCGAAGTCACGTTCGATATTGATGCCAACGGCATTGTGAATGTGTCGGCCAAGGATTTAGGCACTGGACGCGAACAAAAAATCACAATTACGGCCAGTTCGGGATTGGCCAAGGATGAAATTGACCGGATGGTTCGCGATGCTGAATCAAACGCGGCGACTGACCAGCAGCGTCGTGAGCAAATTGAATCGAAAAACCGACTTGACTCGCTGGTGTACCAGACTGAAAAGGCGTTGTCTGAAAATCGGGATAAGGTTGATGCTGCCACGATCAGCGAGATTGAAGCTGCACTCAACGAATCAAAATCCAAGCTTGAAACGGCCAGCTTGTCGGAACTCAACAGCCTGTATGAAAAACTCAGCCGCAGTTCACAAAAACTGGCTGAAGTCATTTATCGTCAGGGTGGGGCCGGTGCTCCTCCAGGTGGATCAGCCAGTGGCGCCTCGGCCTCAGCCGGTGCCGGCGGCGCAACATCTAAATCAGATGACGATGTGATTGATGCCGAATACGTTGATGTGGACGACAAGAAGTAG
- the dnaJ gene encoding molecular chaperone DnaJ — protein sequence MANEDYYTLLGIAKSASAEEIKKAYRKLARKYHPDLNPGDKVAEEKFKKISEAFEVLSDPKKREIYDKFGSYNESYANAGPGGFGGFDFGDMGSGSFRDIFSELFSGGKAAAASGPSTQRGADIEYPLAISFEDAANGLTATITISRNESCTSCNSTGDGPGPTTTCGTCNGTGQRGPNRMGFGLNMPCSACNGTGKRRPICVACRGQGVLLKSEAVKVRIPAGVDTGSRVRVPGKGHAGVRGGQAGDLLIITNVGVHQYFVRKGDNIHCTIPITVPEAALGTKIEVPTINGKAVLRIPPGTQSGQQFRLRDKGFPILRSQGQERGDQYVEVRITLPKVISEETKEILRQFAKLNPENPRAEIGLS from the coding sequence ATGGCAAATGAAGACTATTACACCTTGCTTGGGATCGCGAAATCGGCCTCAGCCGAGGAAATCAAAAAGGCATATCGCAAATTAGCCCGGAAGTATCACCCTGATCTCAACCCAGGTGATAAAGTGGCCGAAGAGAAATTCAAAAAAATCTCTGAAGCCTTCGAAGTGCTCAGCGATCCGAAGAAACGCGAAATCTACGATAAATTTGGCAGCTATAATGAAAGCTATGCCAATGCCGGCCCGGGCGGTTTTGGCGGCTTTGATTTCGGAGATATGGGAAGTGGTTCATTCCGCGACATTTTTTCAGAATTATTCAGCGGAGGGAAAGCCGCGGCGGCATCTGGCCCCAGCACCCAGCGCGGCGCTGATATTGAGTATCCGCTCGCCATTTCGTTTGAAGACGCTGCCAATGGATTGACCGCGACCATCACGATCAGTCGCAATGAAAGTTGCACCAGTTGCAATTCGACCGGAGATGGGCCCGGACCAACCACAACGTGCGGCACCTGTAATGGAACCGGCCAACGGGGACCCAATCGCATGGGATTTGGGTTGAATATGCCCTGCAGTGCCTGTAATGGAACCGGAAAACGACGACCAATTTGTGTGGCCTGTCGCGGTCAGGGTGTGCTCTTAAAGTCCGAAGCCGTCAAGGTTCGCATCCCGGCTGGGGTGGATACTGGCTCGCGGGTTCGAGTTCCCGGCAAAGGCCATGCGGGTGTGCGCGGCGGACAGGCGGGGGATTTATTGATCATTACCAATGTTGGAGTGCATCAATATTTTGTTCGCAAAGGGGATAATATCCACTGCACGATTCCGATTACGGTTCCAGAAGCCGCGCTTGGCACCAAGATCGAAGTCCCCACGATCAATGGCAAGGCCGTTCTGCGAATTCCACCCGGTACGCAATCCGGACAGCAGTTCCGGTTGCGGGACAAAGGATTTCCAATCCTTCGAAGTCAAGGCCAGGAACGGGGAGATCAGTATGTCGAAGTCCGAATTACCCTTCCAAAGGTCATCAGTGAAGAGACCAAGGAAATTTTGCGACAGTTTGCAAAGTTGAATCCAGAAAATCCTCGGGCTGAAATCGGACTTTCCTAA
- a CDS encoding MerR family transcriptional regulator, producing MVQERKKRPKRYTIGVVANTFGIHEQTLRLYEREGLLTPSRSEKNTRYYTDDDLEKLKMILSLTRDMGVNLAGVQIIIDLRQRMDEMQRDFNRFLEYLREQIAENMAVDQEHLQNALVRTPPSHLVIIEQTERRTSRGNALSKTARQIKIETADDPITIDLDQNQS from the coding sequence GTGGTTCAAGAGCGGAAGAAGCGACCCAAGCGATACACTATCGGTGTGGTGGCCAATACATTTGGCATTCACGAACAAACGCTTCGGCTGTATGAACGTGAAGGTCTTCTGACGCCGTCCCGGTCAGAAAAAAACACCCGGTACTACACTGATGATGACCTGGAAAAACTGAAGATGATCTTGAGTTTGACTCGGGATATGGGGGTCAACCTGGCTGGAGTGCAAATCATTATTGATTTACGGCAGCGCATGGACGAGATGCAGCGAGACTTCAATCGGTTTTTAGAGTATCTGCGCGAACAAATTGCTGAAAACATGGCTGTTGACCAGGAGCACCTGCAAAATGCGCTGGTGCGAACTCCCCCAAGCCATCTGGTGATCATTGAGCAAACCGAGCGCCGCACGTCACGGGGGAATGCGCTTTCAAAAACAGCCCGACAAATTAAAATTGAGACCGCCGATGATCCAATCACAATTGATCTGGATCAAAATCAATCCTGA
- a CDS encoding FHA domain-containing protein: MASDTRQMLINLEQFLTESVKANYWLTPTDIAPNSIARHLLDELARKRFIWVGNETYVPNKIVVNAPNPTPEKLEEYEVLFNSVVFMKYLYDYITGSGFKLFAPITVEIKGYVTEDRQKTCSLVFEWPTPEDTNDDVTVKVDESEGRILEVTGRQPQIPRLARLSAMSGQVYRTPYVITRKSTYLGRLRNVLDKQTGEILRRNDFVFSRLDDDNSPNSSVSRQHATIVFEDGEFLLYDTGSANGTSVERAGEALEVPRNNPKGVLLMDGDIIRLGTALVRVDLDPDVSDTNFGATTGSLELTTPVEDSSESLTTVRVSRQEIEAEMRKVLESE, translated from the coding sequence ATGGCAAGCGACACGCGACAAATGTTGATCAATCTCGAACAGTTTTTGACCGAATCGGTCAAAGCGAATTACTGGCTGACCCCCACCGACATTGCCCCAAACTCAATTGCCCGCCATCTTCTGGATGAACTGGCTCGCAAACGGTTTATCTGGGTTGGGAATGAAACCTACGTCCCAAACAAAATTGTGGTCAATGCCCCAAATCCAACCCCCGAGAAGCTTGAGGAATACGAGGTATTGTTTAATTCCGTGGTGTTTATGAAGTACCTCTATGATTACATCACCGGATCGGGCTTTAAACTCTTTGCCCCCATTACCGTCGAAATCAAAGGGTATGTGACTGAAGACCGCCAAAAAACCTGCTCCCTGGTCTTTGAATGGCCAACACCGGAAGACACCAATGATGATGTCACCGTCAAGGTTGATGAATCCGAAGGACGAATTCTGGAAGTGACCGGACGCCAACCTCAAATCCCCAGACTGGCACGGTTGTCGGCGATGAGCGGCCAGGTGTATCGCACCCCGTATGTCATTACCCGAAAATCAACCTATTTGGGCCGGTTACGGAATGTGCTTGATAAACAAACCGGAGAAATCCTGAGACGGAATGATTTTGTGTTTTCCCGGCTCGACGACGACAACTCCCCAAACAGCAGTGTCTCGCGCCAGCATGCCACTATCGTGTTCGAAGATGGGGAATTTTTGCTTTATGACACTGGAAGCGCCAATGGAACGTCAGTTGAACGCGCTGGTGAAGCCCTCGAAGTCCCGCGCAATAACCCCAAAGGGGTGTTGTTAATGGATGGAGACATCATTCGGCTTGGAACAGCCCTGGTTCGGGTAGATCTTGATCCAGACGTTTCAGACACCAATTTCGGAGCTACCACTGGATCACTTGAGCTTACCACCCCAGTTGAAGACTCCAGCGAAAGCCTGACAACGGTTCGTGTTTCCCGACAGGAAATCGAAGCCGAAATGCGAAAAGTTTTGGAATCAGAGTAA
- a CDS encoding serine/threonine protein phosphatase, whose protein sequence is MQNTYVFGDIHGRYRQLKRIVESLDYNPRRDRIIFVGDLIDRGEDAPGVVSYVIELQAQNPRVVALRGNHEQMLLDLLDEGDPLWLIPENGGIMTMNQYGCEINEETSTISLHIPQEHLDFFRRMPFFYEDDKALYVHAGIVPGKHPSECEPDVLIWTRDLKFFKLYRGKPCFFGHTPTRYLPQDGVRQPGEIYVCGSAIGLDTGCTFEDPLSCFHVESGTVVRMYPDQDLTKYQVQVQCLDQVLEPKS, encoded by the coding sequence ATGCAAAACACCTACGTATTCGGTGATATTCACGGAAGGTATCGGCAACTAAAAAGAATTGTTGAATCGCTCGATTACAATCCTCGGCGGGACCGAATCATTTTTGTTGGAGACCTGATTGATCGAGGCGAGGATGCGCCAGGGGTCGTCTCCTATGTGATTGAACTGCAGGCACAAAATCCACGGGTTGTGGCATTGCGGGGGAATCATGAACAAATGCTGCTGGATTTGCTGGACGAGGGCGACCCCCTCTGGCTCATCCCGGAAAATGGCGGCATCATGACCATGAATCAATACGGGTGCGAGATCAACGAAGAAACCTCAACCATTTCCCTCCATATTCCGCAAGAACACCTCGATTTTTTCCGCCGCATGCCGTTCTTTTATGAGGATGATAAAGCATTGTATGTGCACGCCGGAATTGTTCCCGGCAAGCATCCGTCAGAGTGCGAGCCGGATGTCTTGATTTGGACCCGTGACCTTAAATTTTTCAAATTGTATCGTGGAAAGCCGTGTTTCTTTGGCCATACCCCAACCCGGTACCTTCCGCAAGACGGGGTTCGCCAACCTGGCGAAATTTATGTGTGCGGCAGTGCGATTGGGCTTGATACCGGATGCACCTTTGAAGACCCATTGAGTTGTTTTCACGTCGAATCAGGAACCGTGGTTCGCATGTATCCGGATCAGGATCTGACCAAATATCAGGTTCAGGTACAGTGTCTGGATCAGGTACTGGAGCCGAAATCCTAA
- a CDS encoding endonuclease MutS2, whose translation MPIQALDTLEFPQLRAMLAREAQSDQGRLMALELTPTDEWSVVTRNLTLTTEARRFCQEVGRLSVGDLPDPTSILEQLRIAGTRLETDQLQTVLRFMQVGISLQEMFRPVRDEFPTLNSVFHLLPNLSKLYQSTRRVLLPTGEIDERASSELRRIRHEIQTQRARIHRQLEGMLRQAELEPAFSDQIITQRNGRFVLPIRSDHRGHLPGVVHAASSSGATVFIEPIGTIELNNEMVRLQDMEEAEIARILFQITEALRTEHSAIEQLAWTLAEIDFLAAKARFAETFRAVEPKLNTDGIFSVTDARHPLLESRLNQEGGKIVPISFTLNGTEQVMVISGPNAGGKTVVLKTAGICALMAQSGLHVPAREANVCLFHQIHADIGDHQSLAANLSTFSSHITNIRTITGTVTAPALVLIDEIGTGTDPDEGAALGTAIVDFLRSQTIHTIVSTHYNPLKVYADTTDGVFNASVEFDFETLQPTYRLLTTQAGSSSGIEIARRLGLSPAILDLALEKLGSRERDLSHYLEKLKSEIDYHHDSNVALEEERAILAERYARLDQQFAERELARQKVFTETLNELRDEFFEQVRPLLTQISDQVQRSKAQHSAERAVEKLARAANEKFKQQNALRLVKPTPPPTTPQLPGTPQTEEPTVEEGELRVGDLVRTDLGQEGVIESIQQGMLLVRVGSMRLKTANTHVRRISKSKSQAGHKSVLERAAAAAATSHQPASEESQAEINLIGCSAEEARDRADKFLDDAAMHQMSQVRIIHGMGMGILRREIENLLEGHPHVARFYKAPNNQGGAGATIVELRQ comes from the coding sequence ATGCCAATACAAGCACTTGATACACTTGAATTTCCACAGCTTCGGGCAATGCTCGCCCGAGAGGCTCAATCTGACCAGGGCCGCCTCATGGCTTTGGAGTTGACTCCGACTGACGAATGGTCAGTTGTGACTCGGAATCTCACGCTCACCACCGAAGCGCGCCGGTTTTGTCAGGAAGTTGGCCGGCTTTCGGTCGGGGACTTACCCGATCCAACCTCAATTCTCGAACAACTTCGGATTGCCGGCACGCGGCTCGAAACTGATCAACTACAAACGGTTTTGAGATTTATGCAGGTCGGAATCTCACTTCAGGAAATGTTTCGCCCGGTTCGAGATGAATTCCCGACCCTGAACAGTGTTTTTCACCTTCTGCCCAACTTGAGCAAGCTCTATCAATCCACCCGCCGGGTACTGCTTCCGACCGGTGAAATTGACGAACGCGCCAGCTCGGAATTACGCCGGATCCGGCACGAAATCCAAACTCAGCGCGCCCGGATCCACCGTCAGTTGGAAGGAATGCTCCGCCAGGCTGAACTTGAACCGGCTTTTTCGGATCAAATCATCACCCAACGCAATGGAAGATTTGTCCTTCCGATTCGGAGCGACCACCGGGGCCACCTGCCTGGCGTGGTCCACGCCGCCTCATCGAGTGGGGCAACCGTCTTTATCGAGCCGATTGGAACGATTGAACTCAATAATGAGATGGTTCGCCTCCAGGATATGGAAGAGGCTGAAATTGCCCGAATTCTCTTTCAGATTACTGAAGCGCTGCGAACTGAACACAGTGCCATTGAACAACTTGCCTGGACACTGGCTGAAATTGACTTTCTGGCGGCCAAAGCCCGCTTCGCTGAAACCTTTCGCGCTGTGGAGCCAAAACTCAACACCGATGGGATTTTTTCCGTCACGGACGCCCGTCACCCGTTGCTTGAATCGCGGTTGAATCAGGAAGGCGGAAAAATCGTTCCCATCAGCTTTACCCTCAACGGTACCGAACAGGTCATGGTCATTAGCGGTCCGAATGCCGGAGGCAAAACCGTGGTGCTGAAAACCGCCGGCATCTGTGCGCTGATGGCCCAAAGCGGGTTACATGTACCGGCTCGCGAAGCCAATGTCTGCCTCTTTCATCAAATCCACGCCGATATTGGCGACCACCAGTCACTGGCTGCCAACCTGTCTACCTTCTCGTCGCACATCACCAACATCCGCACCATTACTGGAACAGTGACGGCACCAGCCCTGGTGCTCATTGATGAAATTGGCACTGGAACTGATCCCGACGAAGGAGCGGCGCTGGGAACGGCAATAGTTGATTTCCTGCGGTCACAGACCATCCACACGATTGTTTCAACCCACTACAACCCATTAAAAGTGTATGCCGACACCACCGATGGGGTGTTTAACGCCTCGGTGGAATTTGATTTTGAAACCTTGCAGCCAACCTACCGGCTGCTGACAACCCAGGCTGGATCTTCAAGCGGGATTGAAATTGCCCGTCGGCTGGGCCTCAGCCCGGCAATTCTCGATCTGGCCCTGGAGAAACTGGGCTCCCGCGAACGGGACCTGTCTCACTACCTTGAAAAACTGAAATCAGAAATTGACTACCACCACGATTCAAATGTGGCCCTTGAAGAAGAACGGGCCATCCTGGCTGAACGCTATGCCCGGCTTGATCAACAATTTGCCGAACGGGAACTGGCCCGCCAAAAAGTATTTACCGAAACCCTCAACGAGCTTCGGGATGAATTTTTTGAACAGGTTCGACCATTGCTAACCCAAATTTCCGATCAGGTCCAACGCTCTAAAGCCCAACATTCAGCCGAACGAGCGGTTGAAAAACTGGCTCGGGCCGCCAATGAAAAATTCAAACAACAAAATGCCCTTCGACTGGTCAAACCGACTCCTCCACCAACCACTCCGCAACTCCCTGGAACACCTCAAACCGAGGAGCCGACGGTTGAGGAAGGTGAGCTGCGGGTTGGGGATTTGGTGCGAACTGATCTGGGCCAGGAGGGCGTGATTGAATCAATTCAACAGGGAATGTTGCTGGTTCGCGTTGGGTCAATGCGCTTAAAAACCGCGAACACCCACGTCAGGCGAATCAGCAAGTCAAAATCGCAGGCAGGTCACAAATCGGTGTTGGAGCGGGCTGCCGCTGCTGCCGCCACAAGTCATCAACCGGCTTCGGAAGAATCTCAGGCTGAAATCAATCTGATTGGCTGCAGCGCCGAAGAGGCCAGAGATCGCGCCGACAAATTTCTGGATGATGCCGCCATGCACCAGATGAGTCAGGTGCGCATTATTCACGGAATGGGGATGGGAATTTTGCGGCGCGAAATTGAAAACCTGCTCGAAGGACACCCCCATGTGGCCCGGTTTTACAAGGCCCCAAACAACCAGGGTGGCGCGGGTGCCACGATTGTGGAACTCCGACAGTAA
- a CDS encoding peptidylprolyl isomerase, with amino-acid sequence MKRALYTLVIVCLIALSGVIAMRTRSQQTSVNISKVEMENFLKGLNPMLLMQLSGAENGKADLVKDLKRAIALGQEADRLGITAKPEIQSQLELARKQILINIYKESPEGQKAKVSKEEIDQYYKVNPTAFDDFLNKNADLKKLPNASDLKGQFAELSILSERAEKAGAMKDPGFKIKWLVTKANVVGEKTVEQIQKSLQVSDVEINKYYEEHKSDTFEEVKASHILLPTKELNPEQPHPGEHTPTQKVYTADEAKQKAGELIQQVQGGADFAKLAEQFSLDTGSAKQGGDLGYFGRGQMVKPFEEAAFTLKTGDITTSPVITEYGVHIIKVTDHRTRPLDKPLQDQIRDMLKGKQLEERLDAMVQASQISVAADFEIPEANPQQLPGRSAPPGHP; translated from the coding sequence TTGAAACGAGCGCTCTATACTCTTGTTATTGTTTGCTTGATCGCCCTCTCGGGTGTGATTGCAATGAGAACCCGGTCACAACAAACGTCGGTCAATATTTCAAAAGTTGAAATGGAAAACTTTTTGAAGGGCCTCAACCCGATGTTGTTGATGCAACTCAGCGGTGCCGAAAATGGAAAAGCTGATTTGGTGAAAGACTTGAAACGAGCGATTGCGCTTGGTCAAGAAGCTGATCGCCTTGGCATCACCGCCAAACCTGAGATTCAGTCCCAGTTGGAGCTGGCCCGGAAACAAATCCTGATCAATATCTACAAGGAATCACCCGAAGGCCAAAAGGCCAAAGTGAGCAAGGAAGAAATTGATCAGTATTACAAGGTCAATCCGACCGCCTTTGATGACTTTCTCAACAAAAATGCCGACTTGAAAAAGCTCCCGAATGCCAGTGACTTAAAAGGACAATTCGCGGAGCTTTCCATTTTGTCTGAACGGGCTGAAAAAGCTGGGGCAATGAAAGATCCAGGATTCAAAATCAAATGGCTGGTCACCAAAGCCAATGTGGTGGGTGAAAAAACCGTTGAGCAAATTCAAAAATCGCTCCAGGTTTCAGACGTTGAAATCAACAAATATTATGAAGAACACAAAAGTGACACCTTTGAAGAAGTAAAGGCCAGTCACATTTTGCTCCCGACCAAGGAACTGAACCCAGAGCAGCCTCACCCCGGTGAACACACCCCAACTCAGAAGGTGTACACCGCCGATGAAGCCAAACAAAAAGCTGGTGAATTGATTCAACAAGTCCAGGGTGGGGCTGATTTTGCCAAACTGGCTGAGCAATTTTCACTTGATACCGGTTCGGCCAAACAAGGCGGCGATCTGGGATATTTTGGCCGGGGCCAAATGGTGAAACCATTTGAAGAGGCCGCGTTTACGTTAAAGACCGGCGATATTACAACTTCACCCGTCATCACGGAATATGGAGTGCATATCATCAAGGTTACGGACCATCGCACCCGACCGCTGGACAAACCGTTGCAGGATCAGATTCGTGATATGCTGAAAGGAAAACAGTTGGAGGAACGACTGGATGCCATGGTGCAGGCCAGTCAGATTTCAGTAGCCGCCGATTTTGAAATCCCAGAAGCCAACCCCCAGCAGTTGCCTGGCCGCAGTGCCCCTCCAGGACATCCATAA
- the mce gene encoding methylmalonyl-CoA epimerase: protein MKIDHLGIAVESLETALKFYRDALGLAVCGEEVVEDQGVKVAMLPIGDSRVELLEATHDNSPIAKYIAKRGPGIHHICIRVDDVAATLAILKDQGYQLIDQHPRPGADGCLVAFVHPKSTHGVLLELSQKTEHQESE, encoded by the coding sequence ATGAAAATTGACCATTTGGGAATTGCGGTCGAATCCCTGGAAACGGCACTCAAGTTTTACCGTGATGCCCTGGGGCTCGCGGTCTGTGGCGAAGAAGTTGTCGAAGACCAGGGAGTAAAAGTGGCCATGTTGCCCATCGGCGACAGCCGGGTCGAACTGCTTGAAGCCACCCATGACAACTCCCCGATTGCGAAATACATTGCCAAACGCGGCCCTGGAATTCATCATATTTGTATTCGGGTTGACGATGTGGCGGCAACTCTGGCAATACTCAAAGATCAGGGTTATCAATTGATTGACCAGCACCCGCGCCCTGGGGCTGACGGATGTCTGGTTGCTTTTGTCCATCCGAAAAGTACTCACGGAGTTTTGCTTGAACTCTCGCAGAAAACCGAACACCAGGAATCAGAATAA